DNA sequence from the Pseudomonadota bacterium genome:
TCCGCCGCGCCCGCAAACTGGCGCGCAAATGCTCTGCGCGGGAAGAATAGACCCGCTACAAGGCCTTGACGATCGCCTCGACCATTTTCTTGGCGTCGCCAAACAACATCATCGTGTTGGCATTGTAAAACACCGGATTGTCGACGCCGGCATAGCCCGGCGATAGCGAACGCTTGACGAACAACACCGTCTTGGCGTTTTCGACATCCAAAATCGGCATGCCGGCGATCGGGCTCTGCGGATCTGTCTTGGCAACCGGATTGACGACGTCATTGGCGCCGATCACAAAGGCAACATCGGTGCTGGACAGATCGCTGTTGATTTCATCGAGCTCGAAAACGTCGTCATACGGCACGCTGGCTTCGGCCAACAGCACGTTCATATGACCTGGCATGCGCCCGGCGACGGGGTGGATGGCGTAGCGCACCCGCACCCCCTTCTTGCTCAGCTCTTCAGCCATCTCGCGCACGGCATGCTGGGCCTGAGCGACGGCCAGACCATAGCCCGGCACGATGACCACCGAGCCGGCGTTGGCGAGAATGAACGCGCCATCTTCGGCGCTGCCGGCATTGTGCGGCTTGTCGCTCTTTACGAGCTTAGAATCCTCGCCGCCAAAGCCGCCCAGAATGACGCTGATGAACGAGCGGTTCATGCCTTTGCACATGATGTAGCTCAAGATCGCGCCGGACGAACCAACCAGCGCGCCGACAATGATCAACACCGTATTTTCCAAGGTGAAGCCAATGCCGGCTGCGGCCCAGCCAGAATAGGAATTCAGCATAGAGATCACCACCGGCATATCGGCGCCGCCGATGGGGATGATGATGAGCACGCCAAATACCAGCGCCACCCCAGTCATGATCCAGAAAACGGTAGGCGATTGATCGATGCAGAAGATCACCGCAAGGGCGACGATTATCAGCGCAACGATCAAATTGAACAGGCGCTGCCCGGTGAAGGTCAGTGGCGAGCCGGTCACCAGCTCTTGCAGCTTGGCAAAGGCGACAATCGAACCGGTAAACGTCATCGCGCCGATCACCATGCCGACGCTCAATTCGATGCGACTGATGAGGCGGATGTCGCCATTGACGGCGATGTGAAACGTCTCGGGCGCCAGCAGTGCCGAGGCAGCGACTAAAACTGCGGCGAGGCCGACCAAGCTGTGAAACGCGGCCACTAATTGTGGCATGGCGGTCATTTTGATCTTCAAAGCGATCACGACGCCGATGAGACCGCCCACCGCGAGGCCAATCACCACCCAGAG
Encoded proteins:
- a CDS encoding NAD(P)(+) transhydrogenase (Re/Si-specific) subunit beta; the protein is MTANLAAILYLIAGVCFIMALRGLSSPASARRGNMFGIAGMVIAIGTTLAQPGVEDYLWVVIGLAVGGLIGVVIALKIKMTAMPQLVAAFHSLVGLAAVLVAASALLAPETFHIAVNGDIRLISRIELSVGMVIGAMTFTGSIVAFAKLQELVTGSPLTFTGQRLFNLIVALIIVALAVIFCIDQSPTVFWIMTGVALVFGVLIIIPIGGADMPVVISMLNSYSGWAAAGIGFTLENTVLIIVGALVGSSGAILSYIMCKGMNRSFISVILGGFGGEDSKLVKSDKPHNAGSAEDGAFILANAGSVVIVPGYGLAVAQAQHAVREMAEELSKKGVRVRYAIHPVAGRMPGHMNVLLAEASVPYDDVFELDEINSDLSSTDVAFVIGANDVVNPVAKTDPQSPIAGMPILDVENAKTVLFVKRSLSPGYAGVDNPVFYNANTMMLFGDAKKMVEAIVKAL